A genome region from Nitrosopumilus oxyclinae includes the following:
- a CDS encoding arsenate reductase family protein, which yields MKVYHKSTCITCKKTISSIERMKIDIDARDFFKDPFNEDELKKIIKMTGKKAQELLRKRDKMYKELDLDNIKKSDSQLIKLMVKHPGLILRPIVITKNKAHVGKIDVKDLK from the coding sequence TTGAAAGTATATCATAAATCAACCTGCATTACCTGTAAAAAGACAATTTCAAGTATTGAAAGAATGAAAATAGACATAGATGCACGGGATTTTTTCAAAGATCCATTTAACGAAGATGAATTAAAAAAAATCATCAAAATGACAGGTAAAAAGGCACAAGAATTGTTACGAAAAAGAGACAAAATGTACAAAGAATTAGATTTAGACAATATCAAAAAATCAGACAGTCAATTGATCAAATTAATGGTAAAGCATCCAGGCTTAATTTTAAGACCAATTGTAATTACAAAAAACAAAGCACATGTCGGAAAAATAGACGTAAAAGATTTGAAATAG
- a CDS encoding YwbE family protein, whose amino-acid sequence MNDIPSRNNISIGMVVEIVQKHDQRSGKLTSGTVKRILTSSHIHPHGIKVELDSGKIGRVQKIT is encoded by the coding sequence ATGAATGACATCCCCTCAAGAAACAACATTTCAATTGGTATGGTGGTAGAAATTGTTCAAAAACATGATCAACGTTCAGGAAAATTAACTTCTGGTACTGTTAAGCGAATCCTTACATCAAGCCATATTCATCCTCATGGAATTAAAGTTGAATTAGATTCTGGTAAAATTGGTAGAGTTCAAAAAATAACCTAG
- a CDS encoding CxxC-x17-CxxC domain-containing protein, with product MSFDREREMHTAKCGDCGNECQVPFKPKEDRPVYCRECFQNHKPAPREGGGRFGGRSGGGRSGGFGGDRGSRFGNRDDRPREMHDAKCGDCGTDCQVPFKPREDRPVYCRECFQSHKN from the coding sequence ATGTCCTTTGATAGAGAAAGAGAAATGCACACTGCAAAATGCGGTGACTGTGGAAATGAATGTCAAGTACCATTCAAACCAAAAGAAGACAGACCTGTTTATTGCAGAGAATGCTTCCAAAACCACAAACCAGCACCAAGAGAAGGTGGGGGTAGATTTGGTGGAAGATCCGGCGGTGGAAGATCTGGCGGATTTGGTGGAGATAGAGGTTCTAGATTTGGTAATCGAGACGACAGACCACGTGAAATGCATGATGCAAAATGTGGGGATTGTGGAACTGATTGTCAAGTACCATTCAAGCCAAGAGAAGACAGACCTGTTTATTGCAGAGAATGCTTCCAAAGCCACAAAAATTAG
- a CDS encoding ABC transporter permease — protein MKKYIATRMATMFGVLMITLLITIALVGSNMDTILKQGIVFQVRSEITENPAIAESFSSVDEFEGFIQNQIDQRIEVLGLDEPWYSPQRIGITMYKIMLLDFGNATFLTSDEGSSDVKDILFEKLPRTVLLFTTATIIISIIGIFLGAFSSSKVGSTIDRITSSFAIISSSFPVWWIGMLMIFLFAFTWQIFPARATPDIPSSDPTYLLSLLYHMALPLITIVMIGFGSWAYLVRNFMVGIMQEDFIIAKKTIGINQKKIIYTHALKNAAPPIVTILALSLSGSLGGAIITEAVFDWPGMGRLYFEAITVMDLPVIIGATYLLTVFFLISIFIADLLYGYFDPRVRTGQ, from the coding sequence ATGAAAAAGTACATTGCAACAAGAATGGCCACAATGTTCGGAGTTTTGATGATTACATTGTTGATTACAATTGCATTAGTTGGCTCCAATATGGATACAATTCTAAAACAAGGGATTGTTTTTCAAGTAAGATCTGAAATAACAGAGAATCCAGCCATTGCAGAAAGTTTCTCATCAGTGGATGAATTTGAAGGGTTCATTCAAAATCAAATTGACCAAAGAATAGAGGTCTTAGGACTTGATGAGCCCTGGTATTCACCTCAAAGAATTGGAATAACAATGTACAAAATAATGTTATTAGATTTTGGGAATGCAACATTTCTAACAAGTGATGAAGGATCGTCAGATGTAAAAGACATCCTATTTGAAAAACTCCCCAGAACAGTTTTGTTATTTACAACTGCAACCATAATCATATCAATTATAGGAATATTTCTGGGCGCTTTTTCTAGCAGTAAAGTTGGTTCAACAATTGATAGAATCACTTCAAGTTTTGCAATAATTAGTTCTAGTTTTCCTGTATGGTGGATAGGAATGCTAATGATCTTTTTATTTGCATTTACATGGCAAATATTTCCTGCAAGAGCAACACCAGATATTCCATCATCAGATCCGACATATCTACTATCTTTACTATATCATATGGCATTACCATTAATTACAATTGTAATGATTGGGTTTGGTTCATGGGCATATCTGGTAAGAAATTTCATGGTAGGAATAATGCAAGAGGATTTCATCATAGCAAAAAAAACCATAGGAATTAACCAAAAGAAAATAATTTACACGCATGCACTGAAAAATGCAGCTCCGCCAATTGTTACAATTCTAGCTCTCAGCTTATCTGGATCTCTTGGAGGAGCAATAATTACAGAAGCTGTTTTTGATTGGCCCGGGATGGGAAGACTGTATTTTGAAGCAATTACAGTAATGGACTTGCCCGTAATTATTGGTGCAACGTATCTACTCACAGTATTTTTCCTAATCAGCATATTCATCGCAGATTTACTTTATGGTTATTTTGATCCTAGAGTGAGGACGGGTCAATGA
- a CDS encoding ABC transporter permease, with amino-acid sequence MSNITPQEIKQEFIKSKMGIAGISILSILVITSVIAMISIPIETFQEWNNPGNWISNPKVAIPIWVNIFMTEKIPEHKILKNPNIEKISNSEINLTSHQFGLNYDYDDFPNDFIYEFSTEYSGSPLLQMSVIRPDGIKLDLLTTSLPYSNGKTVHSERIFSTDNSIKKNLFLQSEKFEFVFERLSAENIVFSKIDTNDPLKGSYIFLIDMYGTNSEIQIHESKLIIGGKAFGIMGTDELRRDLAIGLLWGTPLALFIGLVVSIASVVMGLLYGVYAGYKGKKTDETMMRFNDVIYALPALPFLIILSVTISNSIFVMVGFLTIFGWVGIAKVARSMSLQIKTRGYVDAANMMGQKDSKIILKHIVPQLLPYAFASIAISVPAAITTEAGLSFLGLGDPSFPTWGQILHDANTFGAASRGMWWWIMPPGIMIAITGLAFVFIGNALDAIVNPKLKR; translated from the coding sequence ATGAGTAATATCACACCTCAGGAAATAAAACAAGAATTCATCAAAAGCAAGATGGGAATTGCAGGAATTTCAATTCTTTCAATCCTAGTCATAACATCAGTCATTGCAATGATCAGTATCCCTATTGAAACATTTCAAGAATGGAATAATCCAGGAAATTGGATTTCAAATCCAAAAGTTGCAATTCCAATTTGGGTAAATATTTTCATGACTGAAAAAATCCCTGAACATAAAATTTTGAAAAATCCAAATATTGAAAAAATATCAAATTCAGAGATAAATCTTACATCACATCAATTCGGATTAAATTATGATTACGACGACTTTCCAAATGATTTCATCTATGAATTCTCCACAGAGTATTCAGGTTCACCTCTACTACAAATGTCAGTAATCAGACCAGACGGAATTAAACTAGATTTACTGACAACATCACTGCCATATTCGAATGGAAAAACAGTGCACAGTGAAAGAATTTTCTCCACAGATAATTCAATAAAGAAAAATCTATTTTTACAATCAGAGAAATTTGAGTTTGTATTTGAAAGACTATCTGCAGAAAATATTGTCTTTTCTAAAATTGATACAAATGATCCTTTGAAAGGAAGTTATATTTTTTTAATTGATATGTATGGAACAAACTCTGAAATACAAATTCATGAATCAAAATTAATCATCGGAGGTAAAGCATTTGGAATAATGGGAACTGATGAATTACGACGAGATTTGGCAATTGGGCTTTTGTGGGGAACACCACTTGCGTTATTCATTGGATTAGTAGTTTCAATTGCATCCGTGGTGATGGGTTTGCTTTATGGAGTATATGCAGGATACAAAGGCAAAAAAACAGATGAGACCATGATGAGGTTTAATGATGTAATTTACGCATTGCCAGCACTGCCATTTTTAATCATTCTATCAGTGACAATTAGTAATAGTATTTTTGTCATGGTAGGTTTTTTAACGATTTTCGGATGGGTAGGAATTGCCAAAGTTGCCAGAAGTATGTCACTCCAAATCAAAACTCGAGGCTATGTAGATGCAGCAAACATGATGGGTCAAAAAGATTCCAAAATCATCTTAAAACATATTGTTCCACAATTATTGCCATATGCATTTGCAAGCATTGCAATTTCAGTTCCAGCCGCAATTACAACTGAAGCAGGATTGAGTTTTCTAGGGTTAGGAGATCCATCTTTTCCGACATGGGGACAGATTTTACATGATGCCAATACGTTTGGGGCAGCATCTAGAGGAATGTGGTGGTGGATTATGCCCCCAGGAATAATGATTGCAATTACAGGATTAGCTTTTGTATTTATTGGGAATGCACTTGACGCAATAGTAAATCCAAAATTGAAAAGATAA
- a CDS encoding Mov34/MPN/PAD-1 family protein yields MLFNKKKYERKVLLKKEVLDSILSFCQMKHPNEGILILKGKSKNGEIKIDGLVIPPFSETGPTFAGFPHSFLPFDMSYVGIVHSHPSGSAEPSVTDLHNFFGLVSMIVKSPYDDDSIFAWDSNGNTIPLSIE; encoded by the coding sequence ATGTTGTTTAACAAGAAAAAATACGAACGTAAAGTTTTATTGAAAAAAGAAGTTCTTGATAGCATACTGTCCTTTTGTCAAATGAAACATCCCAATGAAGGAATTTTAATTTTAAAAGGAAAATCAAAAAATGGTGAAATCAAAATCGATGGATTAGTAATTCCCCCATTTAGTGAAACGGGACCTACTTTTGCAGGATTTCCACATTCCTTTTTACCTTTTGATATGAGTTATGTAGGAATTGTACATTCTCATCCAAGTGGTTCTGCAGAACCTTCTGTAACTGATTTGCATAATTTCTTTGGTTTGGTTTCGATGATTGTCAAATCTCCATATGATGATGATTCCATTTTTGCATGGGATAGTAATGGAAATACAATTCCACTTTCTATTGAATAA
- a CDS encoding exonuclease SbcC — protein sequence MVFGWGKKKQVDTSIEEIPQNKEISLADVPKIIDDLTNLRKSQTLSEINNLRNKTVPLIEELMKIGNVLEKDNLNMDDVDKHLAIIVVRGKKQVIDMIKKDVVSLPKISSFEDAEKLNSVLNLILKKVGDVLGRQTRVIHIFAKKYASQLKENLAVMNSNHSEINDLLKNYDSTKSLSQETLDIIKQIKNLTKLRKEQSQKIDDITKNTIKLNEKITSIQNSIDEIKSSDNYNQYQNLKNTLDTHANEKSKIKNQINTQFTKISRPLSRYEYASSLDKDQKSILSNLVSEPFDVMTNANRDSIITILENVRKGVSSGSISVKDTEKTFSQITETEESLDGYVHQVSEYHKKYQKIQNDLNSLMPKELISLENELAKNTSALDESQLKSETFQGEINEIDSKIPELVSEIEQKLRQFSNTRYTVLIS from the coding sequence ATGGTCTTTGGATGGGGAAAAAAGAAACAAGTAGATACATCTATTGAAGAAATACCGCAAAATAAGGAAATTTCACTTGCAGATGTTCCCAAAATTATAGATGATCTTACTAATTTGAGAAAATCTCAAACCTTGTCTGAAATAAATAACTTGAGAAACAAAACGGTTCCTCTCATTGAAGAATTGATGAAAATTGGTAATGTCCTTGAAAAAGATAATCTCAATATGGATGATGTAGACAAACATTTGGCAATCATTGTAGTCAGAGGTAAAAAACAAGTTATTGATATGATCAAAAAAGATGTTGTTTCATTACCGAAAATATCTTCTTTTGAGGATGCTGAAAAATTAAATTCTGTATTGAATCTTATTCTTAAAAAAGTAGGTGATGTGTTGGGACGCCAAACTAGAGTAATTCATATTTTTGCCAAAAAATATGCATCGCAACTAAAAGAAAATCTTGCAGTGATGAATTCTAATCACTCTGAAATTAATGATTTATTGAAAAATTACGATTCTACAAAGTCTCTTTCTCAAGAAACACTTGATATCATAAAACAAATTAAAAATCTTACAAAGTTACGTAAAGAACAATCTCAAAAAATTGATGATATAACAAAAAATACAATTAAACTAAATGAAAAAATAACATCCATTCAAAATAGTATTGATGAAATAAAATCATCTGACAATTATAACCAATATCAGAATTTAAAAAATACTTTAGATACCCATGCAAATGAAAAATCAAAAATTAAAAATCAAATTAACACACAATTTACAAAAATCTCTCGACCTCTAAGTAGATATGAATATGCTTCATCATTGGACAAGGATCAAAAAAGTATTTTATCAAATTTGGTCTCTGAGCCCTTTGATGTTATGACTAATGCAAATAGGGATTCTATTATTACTATACTTGAAAATGTCCGTAAAGGAGTTTCATCGGGTTCTATCTCTGTAAAAGATACTGAGAAAACATTTTCTCAGATAACTGAAACAGAAGAGTCATTGGATGGATATGTACACCAGGTTTCTGAATACCATAAAAAATATCAAAAGATCCAAAATGATCTGAATTCTCTAATGCCTAAAGAATTGATTTCTTTAGAAAATGAACTTGCCAAAAATACCTCTGCATTGGATGAATCCCAACTAAAATCTGAAACTTTTCAAGGTGAAATAAATGAAATTGATTCAAAAATCCCTGAACTAGTCTCTGAAATAGAACAAAAACTGAGACAATTTTCTAATACTCGATATACTGTTTTAATATCTTAA
- a CDS encoding SRPBCC family protein — MVKKAHHTGTVKKTIKIKASKDKVWRKISNIAGLPTWVVDVKKTVYLSKKKTDVGAIRLITFEDGNKIEEHVVAWKKGEYFTYIATEGLPLRAYVATISIKPKSKNLVELTWQSYLNSEKMSEKEFLDFIVFLAAFYEASLENLKALLEK, encoded by the coding sequence ATGGTGAAAAAGGCACATCATACTGGAACTGTTAAAAAAACAATCAAGATCAAAGCATCAAAAGACAAGGTTTGGAGAAAAATTAGCAATATTGCAGGATTGCCTACATGGGTAGTAGACGTTAAAAAAACAGTGTACTTATCAAAAAAGAAAACAGATGTAGGTGCTATCAGATTAATCACATTTGAAGACGGAAACAAAATTGAAGAGCATGTTGTTGCATGGAAAAAAGGCGAGTATTTCACATATATCGCAACTGAAGGATTACCATTAAGAGCATATGTTGCAACAATTTCAATTAAACCAAAATCTAAAAATCTAGTAGAGTTGACATGGCAATCATATCTCAATAGTGAGAAAATGTCTGAAAAAGAATTTTTAGACTTCATAGTGTTTTTGGCAGCATTTTATGAAGCATCACTTGAAAATCTTAAAGCATTACTTGAAAAATAA
- a CDS encoding Lrp/AsnC ligand binding domain-containing protein codes for MTDAYVMLNCELGAEEAIIEQLKELEQVVDVFETIGTHDMMVKLQAENFEKIREIVSWNIQKLKNVRATSTLIKKDN; via the coding sequence ATGACTGATGCATATGTAATGCTAAATTGTGAACTTGGTGCTGAAGAGGCAATTATTGAACAACTCAAAGAACTTGAACAGGTAGTTGATGTTTTTGAAACCATTGGTACTCATGATATGATGGTAAAATTGCAAGCAGAAAATTTTGAAAAAATAAGAGAAATTGTTTCATGGAATATTCAAAAGCTAAAAAACGTACGTGCTACTTCTACTCTGATAAAAAAAGATAATTAA
- a CDS encoding nitroreductase family protein, whose translation MGSEKQPEKIFPLGYEPDDIPVSDNPNIRNQLLDFILTSGPTEVVDTDLFAVMAKRRSTRKFSDKPVETTKVDKIIAAADTAPTAGNFQGFEVFYIKSPKIKKLLVEACNKQPYVDAPVVLVFCKNPSRVKFDFPDDILKKFAIQDATLAAGYSQLAAQALGLSSIWIGMFDEQKVMDAIETDLVPSSVLCIGYPEQTKFAKPRRNLKDLVHVKW comes from the coding sequence ATGGGTTCAGAAAAACAACCAGAAAAAATTTTTCCTTTAGGTTATGAACCTGATGATATCCCTGTTTCTGATAATCCAAATATCCGAAATCAATTACTTGATTTTATTTTAACTTCTGGGCCTACTGAAGTTGTCGACACTGATTTGTTTGCAGTAATGGCAAAGAGGCGTTCTACTCGAAAATTCTCTGACAAACCAGTTGAAACTACCAAGGTTGATAAAATAATTGCAGCTGCAGATACTGCTCCAACAGCAGGAAATTTTCAAGGGTTTGAAGTATTTTATATCAAAAGTCCAAAAATAAAAAAACTCCTAGTTGAGGCTTGTAATAAACAACCATATGTTGATGCCCCTGTTGTGTTGGTTTTCTGCAAAAATCCTTCTAGAGTAAAGTTTGATTTCCCTGATGATATTTTGAAAAAATTTGCCATTCAGGATGCAACTCTTGCTGCAGGATATTCGCAACTAGCTGCTCAAGCTTTAGGATTAAGTTCTATTTGGATTGGAATGTTTGATGAACAAAAAGTAATGGATGCTATCGAAACTGATTTGGTCCCCTCATCTGTCCTTTGCATAGGGTATCCTGAACAAACAAAGTTTGCTAAACCTAGAAGAAACCTAAAAGATTTAGTTCATGTAAAGTGGTAA
- the fen gene encoding flap endonuclease-1 — MGLNLKDLVIREKTTLEAFSNRVVAIDAYNAIYQFLASIRGPDGLQLTDSEGRITSHLSGLLYRNVNFLSLGIQPVYVFDGKPPSLKTAEIERRKQIKRDATVKYEKAVAEGNMEDARKFAQQTTSMRDGMVKESKEFLTYFGIPYIEAPSEGEATAAHLTNTGQAYASASQDYDSILCGAKRLVRNFTSSGRRKIPNRNTYIDVLPEIIETQKTLESIGLTREELIDVGILIGTDFNPNGFERVGPKTAMKLIKQHSRLEDIPQIQEQLSEIDFQQIRKIFLNPEVADVDEIVFNEVDYEGVMKYLKERSFSEDRIQSTLNRLKKALEKKSQNLDQWF, encoded by the coding sequence ATGGGATTAAACCTAAAGGATTTGGTAATAAGGGAGAAAACAACCCTAGAGGCATTTTCAAATAGAGTAGTTGCAATTGATGCATACAATGCAATTTACCAATTCTTGGCAAGTATTAGAGGGCCAGACGGATTACAATTAACGGATTCTGAAGGAAGAATTACCAGTCATCTAAGCGGATTATTATACAGAAATGTAAATTTTCTGTCATTAGGGATTCAACCAGTGTATGTTTTTGATGGAAAACCACCATCACTAAAAACTGCAGAAATTGAGCGTAGAAAACAAATCAAAAGAGACGCCACTGTAAAATATGAAAAAGCAGTTGCAGAAGGAAATATGGAAGATGCAAGAAAATTTGCACAGCAAACAACTAGTATGCGAGATGGAATGGTAAAAGAATCAAAAGAATTTCTCACATATTTTGGCATTCCATATATTGAAGCACCATCAGAAGGAGAAGCAACTGCAGCACATCTAACAAACACAGGACAAGCATATGCATCAGCTAGTCAAGACTATGACTCCATATTATGTGGAGCAAAAAGACTAGTAAGAAATTTTACAAGTAGTGGAAGAAGGAAAATTCCAAACAGAAATACATACATCGATGTATTGCCAGAAATTATTGAAACCCAGAAAACACTTGAATCAATTGGATTAACCAGAGAAGAATTAATTGATGTAGGAATTTTAATTGGTACTGATTTTAATCCAAATGGATTTGAGAGAGTCGGTCCAAAGACTGCAATGAAGTTAATCAAACAACATTCAAGATTGGAAGATATCCCACAAATTCAAGAACAGTTATCAGAAATTGATTTTCAACAAATACGAAAAATATTCCTAAATCCTGAAGTTGCAGATGTAGATGAAATTGTGTTTAATGAAGTAGATTATGAAGGAGTCATGAAATATCTTAAAGAAAGGAGTTTCTCTGAAGATAGAATCCAATCTACTTTAAACAGATTGAAAAAAGCATTGGAGAAAAAGAGTCAAAATCTCGATCAATGGTTCTAA
- a CDS encoding PAS domain-containing protein — MPQTEARKTLKDAPIMWRRINSIGMILDCNSTYAANLGYAKSEILGKPIFEHVPKDSWGDMNNSLKIWFETGKVTDRKITFKKQNGDTFSGLLQATSLYDENKNLLGSNTVIFDLAQMSDEKIKEYEEFFKESIKRLDEIKEKEYDQFDENSKSEYDGLKEMFEMLSKIKLDDLKK, encoded by the coding sequence ATGCCTCAAACAGAAGCTAGGAAAACTCTGAAAGACGCCCCAATTATGTGGAGAAGAATCAATTCCATAGGCATGATTTTGGACTGTAATTCGACATATGCGGCAAATCTAGGCTATGCAAAGTCAGAAATTCTCGGAAAACCAATCTTCGAACACGTACCAAAAGACTCTTGGGGCGACATGAATAATTCACTAAAAATATGGTTTGAGACAGGCAAAGTGACAGATAGAAAAATAACATTCAAAAAACAAAATGGCGATACTTTTTCAGGATTATTACAAGCAACCAGTCTATATGATGAAAATAAAAATCTGCTAGGAAGCAATACCGTAATTTTTGATTTGGCACAAATGTCAGATGAAAAAATAAAAGAGTATGAAGAATTTTTTAAAGAATCAATTAAGAGATTAGATGAAATTAAAGAAAAAGAATATGATCAATTTGATGAAAATTCAAAATCAGAATATGACGGACTAAAAGAAATGTTTGAAATGTTATCTAAAATTAAATTAGATGATTTAAAAAAATAA
- the acs gene encoding acetate--CoA ligase: MSEIFHIGLGNNDDALRKKADADFVSFWDEQAKNLSWFSPWEKTLDWRPPFAKWFVGGTINASYNTLDIHQAAKSDKSAILWEGENGESRNLTYGQMFTQVQKFANVLKSLGVKKGDRVTIYLPMVPELPIAMLACARIGAAHTVIFSGFSATSIKDRVADSNSKVIITADGGYRRGKIVPLKDVIDEAISELDFVEHVIVLERTKNKISMSSKDQLWTELIDSASSSCPAEELPSDHPLYILYTSGTTGKPKGVLHGTGGYLTHLYSTFKWAFDIKDSDVFFCTADIGWVTGHSYVVYAPFLHGATQVMYEGAPDFPEPSRMWEILQKYNVTIFYTTPTALRMFMKFGDDIPNSFDLSQLRLLGTVGEPINPEVWKWYFKTIGKEKCPIIDTWWQTETGGMLISSLPGLETIPLKPGSGTLPIPGVNITVVDENGGDVPANTKGYLVIKNPWPGMLLTLWGDDEKYKTVYWSKYENCYYPGDYALKDDDDYIWLLGRADDVLKVAGHRIGTAELESCMVSHPSIAESAACGIPDEVKGEVIIAFVVLKQGISNDTSILEKELSNKIRTDIGAIATPKQIYFVSKLPKTRSGKIMRRLLKAIGNNEKIGDVSTLEDGAAVTEVQQVFDELQKSIKENSR; this comes from the coding sequence ATGTCTGAAATTTTTCATATAGGTCTTGGAAATAATGATGATGCATTAAGAAAAAAAGCTGATGCTGACTTTGTATCGTTTTGGGATGAGCAGGCAAAGAATTTGTCGTGGTTCTCTCCGTGGGAAAAAACTCTAGATTGGAGGCCTCCTTTTGCTAAATGGTTCGTTGGAGGCACGATTAATGCCTCGTATAATACACTGGATATTCATCAGGCCGCAAAATCTGATAAATCTGCAATTCTATGGGAGGGGGAAAATGGCGAATCAAGAAACCTCACATATGGACAAATGTTTACTCAGGTACAAAAATTTGCAAATGTTCTCAAATCACTTGGTGTTAAAAAAGGAGATAGAGTTACAATTTATCTTCCGATGGTTCCAGAGCTACCCATTGCAATGTTGGCATGTGCTAGAATTGGTGCCGCCCACACTGTAATTTTTTCCGGGTTTAGTGCAACATCCATTAAAGATAGAGTGGCTGACTCAAATTCCAAAGTAATCATAACTGCTGATGGTGGGTATAGACGGGGGAAAATCGTTCCACTAAAGGATGTAATTGATGAAGCAATAAGTGAATTAGATTTTGTTGAACATGTAATAGTACTAGAGAGAACAAAAAATAAAATTTCAATGTCATCTAAAGATCAACTCTGGACAGAATTAATTGATAGTGCTTCATCTTCTTGTCCTGCTGAAGAATTACCTAGTGATCATCCTCTTTACATTTTGTATACTTCTGGAACTACAGGAAAACCCAAAGGCGTGTTGCATGGTACTGGAGGATACTTGACACATTTGTACTCGACATTCAAATGGGCATTTGACATTAAAGATTCAGATGTATTTTTTTGTACTGCTGATATTGGTTGGGTAACTGGACATAGCTATGTTGTTTATGCTCCATTCCTTCATGGTGCAACACAAGTGATGTATGAAGGCGCACCTGATTTTCCTGAACCATCTAGAATGTGGGAAATTTTACAAAAATATAACGTTACAATTTTTTACACAACTCCTACTGCTTTGAGAATGTTTATGAAATTTGGAGATGATATTCCAAATTCTTTTGATTTATCTCAATTAAGATTACTTGGAACCGTTGGGGAGCCGATAAACCCTGAAGTTTGGAAATGGTATTTCAAAACTATAGGGAAAGAAAAATGTCCAATTATTGATACTTGGTGGCAAACTGAAACTGGTGGAATGTTAATTTCTTCTTTACCTGGATTGGAGACTATTCCCCTAAAGCCTGGATCTGGAACTCTGCCAATTCCAGGCGTAAATATCACTGTAGTTGATGAAAATGGGGGTGATGTACCTGCAAATACCAAAGGATATCTTGTAATCAAAAACCCTTGGCCTGGGATGCTTTTGACATTGTGGGGTGATGATGAAAAATATAAAACAGTTTACTGGTCAAAATATGAAAATTGCTACTATCCTGGTGATTATGCTTTAAAAGATGATGATGACTATATTTGGTTGCTAGGTCGTGCAGATGATGTTCTAAAAGTTGCAGGTCATAGAATTGGCACTGCTGAACTTGAAAGTTGCATGGTTTCACATCCAAGTATTGCAGAATCTGCAGCATGTGGTATTCCTGATGAAGTTAAAGGTGAGGTGATTATTGCATTTGTTGTTTTAAAACAAGGTATTTCAAATGATACTAGTATTTTAGAAAAAGAATTGTCTAATAAAATTAGAACTGATATTGGTGCAATTGCAACTCCAAAACAAATCTATTTTGTTTCTAAATTACCAAAAACCCGTAGTGGAAAAATAATGAGAAGATTGTTAAAAGCAATTGGAAATAATGAGAAAATAGGTGATGTCAGTACATTGGAAGATGGTGCTGCAGTAACTGAAGTTCAACAAGTTTTTGATGAATTGCAAAAATCAATTAAAGAAAATTCTAGATAA